One Labilithrix sp. DNA window includes the following coding sequences:
- a CDS encoding CPBP family intramembrane metalloprotease codes for MAAAAPAADSLTAKPGAWVDLGLTLPIFLVYHLAVVFLGVQNATDVVTGTLLSLSAGNKTTYLLSTLAIGVIFAGTFALAGRGQAFRPRKFLQIAIEGVVYAFTMAVFASYVVGSIFAGPSSIRDEGRFVGFIMSLGAGFYEELTFRVILFGLGAKVLVKVFGNQKVELAGTQIVTRFSFRSWMVMFGWAVASALVFSGVHYVGSMSDTFHLTSFTFRAVLGLVLTLIFVTRGFAAAVWTHAIYDVWVLVFHA; via the coding sequence ATGGCTGCCGCCGCCCCCGCCGCCGACTCGCTCACCGCCAAGCCTGGGGCGTGGGTCGATCTCGGGCTCACCCTGCCGATCTTCCTCGTCTATCACCTCGCGGTCGTGTTCCTCGGCGTGCAGAACGCCACCGACGTCGTGACCGGCACGCTGCTGAGCTTGAGCGCCGGCAACAAGACGACGTACCTCCTCTCCACGCTCGCGATCGGCGTCATCTTCGCCGGCACCTTCGCGCTCGCCGGACGCGGGCAGGCGTTCCGCCCGCGGAAGTTCCTCCAGATCGCGATCGAGGGCGTCGTCTACGCCTTCACGATGGCGGTCTTCGCGAGCTACGTGGTGGGCAGCATCTTCGCGGGGCCGTCGTCGATCCGAGACGAGGGGCGCTTCGTCGGCTTCATCATGTCGCTCGGCGCCGGGTTCTACGAAGAGCTCACGTTCCGCGTGATCCTCTTCGGGCTCGGCGCGAAGGTCCTCGTGAAGGTGTTCGGGAACCAGAAGGTCGAGCTCGCCGGCACGCAGATCGTGACGCGCTTCTCCTTCCGGTCATGGATGGTGATGTTCGGCTGGGCGGTCGCGAGCGCGCTCGTGTTCAGCGGCGTCCACTACGTCGGCTCCATGTCCGATACGTTCCACCTCACGAGCTTCACCTTCCGCGCGGTGCTCGGTCTCGTGCTCACGCTCATCTTCGTCACGCGCGGCTTCGCGGCCGCGGTGTGGACCCACGCCATCTACGACGTCTGGGTCCTCGTCTTCCACGCGTGA